In Aspergillus luchuensis IFO 4308 DNA, chromosome 1, nearly complete sequence, the following are encoded in one genomic region:
- a CDS encoding uncharacterized protein (COG:S;~EggNog:ENOG410PSM5) encodes MRGSPTSGSKPEKTMSSRLLTMKFMQRAAATNAARETSQPASTDESKASTPPKRQRLSTGPAESPISTPKSDLEAISAALAEEEEKRKEALARQAQDSGDTEWVLDYGVAEPVAQYAAPPPFIVADGSLDADDDDMAVGGRQAYGNFKRKKKTATGETEAESDDDDVDAMIKKESNKPHRVKLSQLTSISGGRHSTMGDDKKQKKRKHK; translated from the exons ATGAGGGGCTCACCTACCTCTGGCTCCAAGCCAGAGAAGACCATGTCTTCGCGGCTGCTGACCATGAAG TTCATGCAACGTGCTGCTGCCACAAATGCTGCCCGTGAAACATCTCAGCCCGCATCCACCGACGAGTCCAAGGCCTCTACTCCCCCGAAGCGACAGAGATTGTCCACCGGCCCCGCTGAAAGTCCCATCAGTACTCCCAAGTCGGATCTCGAGGCGATCTCGGCTGCCcttgctgaagaagaggaaaaacgGAAGGAAGCACTTGCACGCCAGGCTCAAGATTCCGGTGACACAGAATGGGTGCTCGACTATGGTGTGGCGGAGCCGGTTGCTCAGTATGCTGCGCCGCCGCCATTCATTGTCGCGGATGGCTCGCTGGATGCAGACGACGATGACATGGCTGTCGGTGGCCGACAAGCATACGGCAATTTCAaacgaaagaagaagaccgcg ACTGGTGAAACCGAGGCCGagtccgatgatgatgatgttgatgcgATGATTAAGAAGGAAAGCAACAAGCCACATCGCGTCAAATTGTCACAACTTACAAGCATCTCCGGTGGAAGACATTCGACGATGGGCGACgataaaaagcaaaagaagcgCAAACATAAATAA
- a CDS encoding uncharacterized protein (COG:S;~EggNog:ENOG410PWMA;~InterPro:IPR036291,IPR008030;~PFAM:PF13460,PF05368), with amino-acid sequence MKIALFGSTGQIGQSILRTLLTKTSHEVVQLISPQSESTARSINKQFTAEQQSRLSTESVDILSCSTDDLVHYLINVEIIISALNGKALQAQSKIQDAGAKAGVRRFYPSEYGMHHVYRPPGDEVGYLHPMWNTKSAANEACLHHPAIKSGSMTYTLIGCGDFYNQSREEIWCPWTNPHASEYTLHILGDADATIDFTHIDDLGEFIVGTIKHPERSENRTLNFVSDRISYNEIAQLLERYSGKKVKKTVYPISLMDEVWKDKERVPAEVKGKGAFPDDFWILVKGMQGAGRFWRPPGEVHNGEFGMEGRTFEWYLRGLSGGGYEV; translated from the exons ATGAAAATCGCCCTCTTTGGCTCAACCGGGCAAATCGGCCAGTCCATTTTGCGCACCCTCCTCACTAAGACCTCCCATGAGGTGGTGCAACTGATTTCACCGCAATCCGAATCCACTGCTCGCTCTATAAACAAGCAATTCACAGCAGAGCAACAAAGTCGATTATCCACTGAATCAGTGGATATCCTCTCCTGCAGTACAGACGACCTCGTCCACTATCTCATCAATGTCGAGATCATCATCAGCGCCTTGAACGGTAAAGCGCTGCAAGCACAATCCAAGATCCAAGATGCTGGAGCAAAGGCTGGTGTGAGGAGATTCTACCCTAGTGAATACGGCATGCATCATGTGTATCGGCCGCCGGGGGATGAAGTTGGGTATCTTCATCCG ATGTGGAATACCAAATCCGCCGCCAACGAAGCCTgtctccaccatccagctATAAAATCAGGCTCTATGACATACACCCTTATCGGCTGCGGGGACTTCTACAACCAGTCTCGTGAGGAGATATGGTGTCCGTGGACGAACCCTCATGCATCCGAATACACGCTGCATATACTCGGCGACGCGGACGCCACTATTGATTTTACGCACATTGATGATCTAGGAGAGTTTATTGTCGGGACGATCAAGCATCCGGAACGGTCGGAGAACCGGACGTTGAATTTCGTGAGTGATCGTATCTCGTATAATGAGATTGCACAGTTACTAGAGAGGTACTCTGGGaagaaagtgaaaaagaCAGTGTATCCGATCAGTCTAATGGATGAGGTGTGGAAGGATAAGGAAAGGGTGCCGGCGGAGgtaaaagggaagggagcaTTTCCGGATGATTTCTGGATCCTGGTCAAGGGGATGCAAGGGGCTGGGAGGTTTTGGAGACCGCCGGGGGAGGTGCATAATGGGGAGtttgggatggaggggagaaCCTTTGAGTGGTATTTGAGGGGGTTGTCTGGGGGTGGATATGAAGTTTGA
- a CDS encoding glycoside hydrolase family 27 protein (COG:G;~EggNog:ENOG410PG7S;~InterPro:IPR002241,IPR000111,IPR041233,IPR017853, IPR013780,IPR013785;~PFAM:PF17801;~SECRETED:SignalP(1-16);~go_function: GO:0003824 - catalytic activity [Evidence IEA];~go_function: GO:0004553 - hydrolase activity, hydrolyzing O-glycosyl compounds [Evidence IEA];~go_process: GO:0005975 - carbohydrate metabolic process [Evidence IEA]) has protein sequence MRWLLTSSVLLVPATALVRPDGVGRTPALGWNSWNAYSCDIDADKIVTAANEVVNLGLKDLGYEYINIDDCWSVKSGRNTTTKRIIPDPDKFPNGISGVADQVHALGLKLGIYSSAGLTTCAGYPASLGYEEIDAQSFAEWGVDYLKYDNCGVPTNLTDQYTYCVPDSTDGSNYPNGTCVDLTDAAPTGYDWATSTTAKRYQRMRDALLSVNRTILYSLCDWGQADVNAWGNETGNSWRMSGDITATWTRIAEIANENSFYMNYANFWGYPDPDMLEVGNGNLTLAENRAHFALWAMMKAPLIIGTPLDSIDTSHLSILLNKPLLTFHQDDVIGRPAYPYKWGYNPDWTFDPEHPAEYWSGPTSSGEVFVLMLNSEDGVKTRTALWGEVPELKSKNSKEEKKGKGFKVTDAWTGKDVGCVKDKYEVKLQAHDVAVLVVGEEC, from the exons ATGCGGTGGCTTCTCACCTCGTCCGTACTGTTAGTGCCAGCTACAGCCCTGGTTCGACCTGATGGCGTG GGCCGCACTCCTGCCCTTGGGTGGAACTCATGGAACGCATACAGCTGCGACATTGACGCCGACAAGATCGTGACTGCTGCCAATGAAGTGGTCAATTTGGGGTTGAAGGATCTGGGATATGAGTATATCAACA TCGACGACTGCTGGTCCGTCAAATCCGgccgcaacaccaccaccaaacgCATCATCCCAGACCCCGACAAATTCCCCAACGGCATCTCCGGCGTCGCAGACCAAGTGCACGCCTTGGGTCTGAAACTGGGAATCTACAGCA gCGCCGGTCTCACCACCTGCGCCGGCTACCCAGCCAGTCTAGGCTACGAAGAAATCGACGCGCAATCGTTTGCTGAATGGGGTGTTGACT ACCTTAAATACGACAACTGCGGCGTCCCCACCAACCTCACAGACCAATACACCTACTGCGTCCCCGACAGCACCGACGGATCCAACTACCCCAACGGCACCTGCGTGGACCTGACCGATGCTGCGCCCACAGGATACGACTgggccacctccaccacagcGAAACGGTACCAGCGCATGCGCGATGCCCTACTCAGTGTCAACAGAACAATTCTCTACTCACTATGTGATTGGGGCCAAGCGGATGTGAACGCTTGGGGGAATGAAACGGGGAATAGCTGGCGCATGTCGGGAGATATTACCG CAACATGGACCCGCATCGCCGAAATCGCCAACGAAAACAGCTTTTACATGAACTACGCCAACTTCTGGGGCTATCCGGACCCGGACATGCTGGAGGTGGGGAATGGGAATTTGACTCTCGCTGAGAATAGAGCGCATTTTGCTCTTTGggccatgatgaaggcgCCGTTGATTATTGGGACGCCT TTGGATTCCATCGACACCTCccacctctccatcctcctcaacaaACCCCTGCTCACATTCCACCAAGACGATGTGATCGGTCGCCCTGCGTACCCGTACAAATGGGGATATAATCCCGATTGGACGTTTGATCCGGAGCATCCGGCGGAGTATTGGTCTGGGCCGACATCTTCTGGGGAGGTCTTTGTGTTGATGTTGAATTCGGAGGACGGGGTGAAGACTCGTACGGCGCTTTGGGGGGAGGTGCCTGAGTTGAAGAGTAAGAATtcaaaggaggagaagaaaggtaAAGGGTTTAAGGTGACGGATGCGTGGACTGGGAAGGATGTGGGTTGTGTGAAGGATAAGTATGAGGTGAAGTTGCAGGCGCATGATGTGGCGGTtttggttgttggggaggaaTGTTAG
- a CDS encoding zinc-finger domain-containing protein (COG:C;~EggNog:ENOG410PPT3;~InterPro:IPR019401;~PFAM:PF10276): protein MLPCFRSRVATLSSTFTPRFAARASYSTTVPRLSENFIPANDPTPPTAKPNVSGTNATPVDAMGGWDAPLREEPEAGERTRHLQAPNRATTWAASQQPKEKAMVGPRFEQTIMELQPQPLAAIELIHRQPVRWTKKRVVSCDGGGGPLGHPKVFINTDKPEIATCGYCGLPFAHEQHRAYLKSLPATSYPLEPTGDAAEVNESQRVTEGGFEQR, encoded by the exons ATGTTGCCCTGCTTCCGCAGCCGGGTCGcgaccctctcctccaccttcaccccccGATTCGCCGCCCGGGCCAGCTACTCGACCACCGTCCCTCGCCTCTCCGAGAACTTCATCCCTGCCAACGACCCGACCCCGCCTACCGCTAAGCCGAATGTCTCTGGCACCAATGCTACTCCCGTTGACGCCATGGGCGGCTGGGATGCTCCCCTGAGGGAGGAACCCGAGGCGGGCGAGCGCACCCGTCACCTCCAGGCTCCCAACCGGGCCACCACCTGGGCTGCCAGCCAGCagccgaaggagaaggccatggTTGGTCCTCGCTTCGAGCAGACGATAATGGAGTTGCAG CCCCAACCCTTGGCTGCCATTGAGCTCATCCACAGACAGCCCGTCCGCTGGACGAAAAAGCGCGTCGTCAGctgtgacggtggtggcggtCCCCTGGGCCACCCCAAGGTCTTCATCAACACCGACAAGCCCGAGATTGCTACCTGCGGCTACTGCGGTCTTCCCTTC GCCCACGAGCAACACCGTGCCTACCTCAAGTCCCTCCCCGCCACCAGCTACCCTCTCGAGCCCACTGGTGATGCCGCCGAGGTGAACGAGAGCCAGCGTGTGACCGAGGGTGGATTCGAGCAGCGGTAA
- a CDS encoding YjbQ family protein (COG:S;~EggNog:ENOG410PMX6;~InterPro:IPR001602,IPR035917;~PFAM:PF01894), with the protein MSWTQKTFTLPARSRGSYLITDHVLEQLPEIKNYKVGMLNLFVQHTSCALSLNENWDDDVRADMSDALDRIAPYDKKGNLYRHSAEGEDDMPAHIKSALIGASVTIPISNGRLATGTWQGIWYLEFRAMRHSRKVVATIQGEKA; encoded by the exons atgtccTGGACCCAAAAAACCTTCACCCTGCCAGCCCGCTCACGCGGCAGCTACCTCATCACGGACCACGTGCTGGAGCAACTCCCCGAGATCAAGAACTACAAGGTCGGCATGCTGAACCTGTTCGTGCAGCACACGAGCTGCGCGCTGTCACTGAACGAgaactgggatgatgatgtgcgCGCGGATATGAGCGATGCGCTGGATCGCATCGCTCCGTATGATAAGAAGGGGAATCTTTATAGACATTCGgctgagggggaggatgatatgCCG GCTCATATCAAGTCCGCATTGATTGGCGCTTCGGTTACGATTCCCATCTCGAATGGTCGCTTGGCTACGGGCACATGGCAGGGTATTTGGTACTTGGAGTTTAGGGCCATGAGACACTCTCGGAAGGTGGTTGCTACGATTCAGGGTGAGAAGGCTTGA
- a CDS encoding GFA family protein (COG:S;~EggNog:ENOG410PN30;~InterPro:IPR011057,IPR006913;~PFAM:PF04828;~go_function: GO:0016846 - carbon-sulfur lyase activity [Evidence IEA]): MRLPRPFLCHPRPLPLRTPPSLFNRISFIHFQPTAAKMANNTQYGGDPLPDVGATYPSQNNQSKSGEDDWTKRPPYSIRSPEEFGPVKWRGKCQCGQVTYQLSRDRPLKSKFCHCRGCQVTHGAPFQWAAIFHKSDLAFTKGAEGLSFYSSTNDTQEYKLPTKVYCSYCRSPIMDEGRNVCLMFPQAIESADHDEHRQHWRETFEPECHIFYGKRVLDIPDGKPKWSGIDEQSDLLDEQGRKKE; the protein is encoded by the exons ATGCGACTTCCTAGACCCTTCCTCTGCCACCCCAGACCCCTGCCACTCCGAACGCCACCCTCCCTATTCAACCGCATCAGCTTCATCCATTTCCAGCCGACAGCAGCTAAAATGGCAAACAACACTCAATACGGAGGCGATCCTCTCCCCGATGTGGGCGCCACTTATCCCTCCCAGAACAACCAATCCAAATCCGGCGAAGACGACTGGACAAAGCGTCCGCCCTACAGCATCCGCTCCCCTGAGGAATTCGGGCCCGTGAAATGGCGTGGGAAATGCCAATGCGGCCAGGTGACTTATCAACTAAGCCGGGACCGACCATTGAAGTCTAAATTCTGCCACTGTCGGGGCTGTCAAGTGACGCATG GCGCGCCATTCCAATGGGCGGCTATTTTCCATAAATCTGATCTCGCTTTTACGAAGGGGGCTGAAGGCCTGTCGTTCTACTCCTCCACGAATGACACCCAGGAGTATAAACTTCCGACTAAGGTGTATTGTTCCTATTGTCGATCCCCTATTATGGATGAGGGACGGAATGTCTGCTTGATGTTTCCGCAGGCCATCGAAAGCGCTGATCATGATGAACATCGGCAGCACTGGCGCGAGACGTTTGAACCAGA GTGCCATATTTTTTACGGCAAGCGAGTCTTGGATATTCCAGATGGGAAGCCAAAGTGGTCGGGAATTGATGAGCAAAGTGATCTTTTGGATGAGCAAGGCCGCAAGAAGGAATGA
- a CDS encoding uncharacterized protein (COG:S;~EggNog:ENOG410PP1Q;~InterPro:IPR008701): MLFRVGFLPYKDCMMCLKSKYTVVALLAAPAAAVTQISNDEMNNFLNQGAVELATRYAPLWFFGQAVDQPPCYPTWAFSGSPNSSDIYDAAHKTPAAPQCEYPDVGCGCRKPGVATGSPGPAFPIYYTFKQCNETDVRVVYNLFYEKDGAEVLDLIDTGHDYDWERVVIIHSRNANNTWQPSRALLSAHSGYHNLAWGSIHSTLTTEQINAGDARTPDGVKNNDHPKVYVSWSKHAHFDTVLTTWVDPLSQSLDNAFRSDDWWHFVDQKYYIRSDNSTAAGIAFNSTDWGSATSNPPYVQESVCSAP; encoded by the exons ATGCTCTTCAGAGTAGGATTCTTGCCATATAAAGACTGCATGATGTGCCTTAAAAGCAAATACACTGTAGTGGCTCTTCTCGCCGCACCTGCGGCAGCCGTCACACAGATATCCAACGATGAAATgaacaacttcctcaaccaGGGCGCTGTCGAGCTCGCTACCCGTTACGCACCTCTCTGGTTCTTCGGCCAGGCAGTGGACCAACCACCCTGTTATCCGACCTGGGCTTTCAGCGGCTCACCCAACTCGTCGGACATTTACGACGCAGCTCACAAAACACCCGCTGCACCGCAGTGCGAGTATCCAGACGTGGGCTGTGGATGTCGCAAACCTGGAGTAGCAACAGGGAGCCCTGGCCCTGCATTCCCCATCTACTACACGTTCAAGCAGTGCAACGAGACCGATGTGCGGGTAGTGTATAACCTGTTCTATGAGAAGGACGGGGCCGAGGTGCTGGATCTGATTGACACCGGCCATGACTA TGACTGGGAACGAGTtgtcatcatccattcaCGAAATGCGAACAACACCTGGCAACCCTCTCGAGCACTCCTGTCGGCCCATAGCGGCTACCATAATCTGGCATGGGGCAGCATCCATAGCACGCTGACCACAGAACAAATCAACGCTGGAGACGCTCGAACTCCCGATGGTGTCAAGAATAATGACCATCCAAAGGTGTATGTGTCGTGGTCGAAGCATGCACATTTCGACACCGTCTTGACTACCTGGGTTGATCCGCTCAGCCAGTCACTCGATAATGCCTTTCGCAGCGATGACTGGTGGCACTTTGTCGACCAGAAGTACTAT ATACGATCGGATAACTCGACCGCAGCTGGGATAGCATTCAACAGTACAGATTGGGGGTCAGCGACAAGTAATCCACCATATGTACAGGAGAGTGTATGCTCTGCGCCATAG
- a CDS encoding F-box domain protein (COG:S;~EggNog:ENOG410PFA9;~InterPro:IPR001810,IPR032675;~PFAM:PF12937;~go_function: GO:0005515 - protein binding [Evidence IEA]), with amino-acid sequence MGLLSRLRRRSKSHSRAGNVATSYDHLCLDSHHTFAALDLTKKLPRPLLARIFTYVCPHTIDSSYDTSEESMTEDGCMLCDMRDLAHCAVVCKRWYLEARALLYAHVRIDAVHYCELEVQLAAKRKRHSFFDRNGEAIDAPQVRLQLFMQTVRDSRDLGRMVLSLRMPYMTREASKAEIARTISVTPNIRYVDLPAGIYSDDASCLALKQELIGRCPDLRRMTYRHGAEGSFSQLPEARLWQNLEVLELSRLYIEPRLLRMGLASFPKLRDLTLDDLPWLDDSAFDLSDTLPAFPAVQRLTLRDTPNVTASGLAGVLSLPLNRTELQYLTLSATGVLPSTLHQILSAAPQLHALSVIQDVSRSFPTDRVPPLSSRSLQLLHYEITSPAGSYGLPPVAASYYTYLISSLMSNCLPGLRDLYVRDASFPETLLLAPPPRLFGGGEGGPQFFSGGISQPLNVYSKGLDELEWNFTPYEPPSTRGRRDGTTRPVSFHDAQLSRSWGGDARKSVLVGNGFGGFLAVPVDDGRPKSSGGWRRESRQDLWR; translated from the exons ATGGGTTTACTGAGCCGGCTTCGCAGGCGGTCCAAGAGCCATAGCCGCGCGGGGAATGTGGCCACCTCCTACGACCACCTTTGCCTTGACTCCCACCACACTTTCGCCGCCCTCGACCTCACAAAGAAGCTTCCCCGACCGCTGCTGGCTCGCATCTTCACCTATGTGTGTCCGCACACCATCGATTCGAGCTATGATACCTCCGAGGAGTCGATGACAGAGGATGGCTGCATGCTCTGTGATATGCGCGACCTGGCACATTGTGCCGTGGTCTGTAAACGGTGGTATCTGGAGGCTCGGGCTTTGCT TTACGCTCACGTCCGTATCGACGCCGTCCACTACTGCGAGCTCGAGGTCCAACTTGCCGCCAAACGAAAACGCCACTCCTTCTTCGACCGCAATGGCGAAGCGATCGATGCCCCGCAAGTACGCCTGCAGCTGTTCATGCAGACTGTCCGAGATTCGCGAGACCTAGGGCGCATGGTGCTCTCCCTACGGATGCCGTACATGACACGCGAGGCCAGCAAGGCGGAGATTGCGCGCACCATCTCCGTGACGCCCAACATACGCTACGTTGACCTGCCGGCCGGGATATACAGCGATGACGCGTCGTGTCTGGCGTTGAAGCAGGAGCTTATCGGACGGTGTCCGGATTTGCGTCGCATGACCTACCGCCACGGCGCCGAGGGCAGCTTCTCGCAGCTGCCGGAAGCCCGTCTGTGGCAGAATTTGGAGGTGCTGGAACTCTCTCGATTATACATTGAGCCGCGGCTTCTTCGCATGGGGCTGGCCTCGTTTCCTAAACTCCGCGACCTGACCCTCGACGACCTGCCGTGGCTGGATGACTCGGCATTTGACCTCTCCGACACTCTCCCTGCTTTCCCAGCCGTCCAGCGGCTGACCCTTCGCGATACCCCGAACGTCACGGCAAGCGGGCTTGCCGGTGTTCTCTCCCTGCCTTTGAACCGCACGGAACTACAATATTTGACACTGTCTGCGACGGGGGTGCTCCCATCCACTCTGCACCAGATCCTGTCGGCTGCGCCGCAGCTACACGCCCTATCAGTCATTCAGGACGTATCGCGGTCCTTCCCGACCGACCGGGTTCCGCCGCTGTCTTCCCGGTCGCTGCAATTACTGCACTACGAGATCACCTCGCCGGCGGGGTCGTACGGCCTGCCGCCAGTAGCTGCATCCTACTACACGTACCTGATCTCGTCGCTCATGTCAAACTGCCTGCCAGGACTGCGTGACCTGTACGTCCGCGACGCCAGCTTCCCAGAGACACTGCTGCTGGCGCCGCCCCCGCGACTATTCGGTGGCGGCGAGGGCGGACCACAGTTCTTCAGCGGAGGAATCTCGCAGCCACTAAACGTGTATAGCAAGGGCCTGGACGAGCTTGAGTGGAACTTTACGCCGTACGAGCCACCATCAACACGAGGACGGCGCGATGGCACAACCCGACCGGTGAGCTTCCACGACGCGCAGCTCAGTCGGTCATGGGGCGGAGACGCACGCAAGAGCGTGCTAGTAGGCAATGGATTTGGTGGATTCCTGGCAGTGCCGGTAGACGATGGACGACCAAAGAGCAGCGGGGGATGGCGACGCGAGAGTCGACAAGATTTGTGGAGGTAG